The DNA segment GGTGCAACACCATGAAGAAACTGCTCGGAATGCCCGAGGATGTCGTCCTGCTTTCTCTGATCTCTCTCGGGTATCCAGGCGAGGAGAAGCCCTCTGAAGACCGCTTCAACAGTGCGAGAATACACCGCGATCGCTGGTAACGCGGAAATTTTTTGAAACAAAACCTGTTCTCCATCGTTATTATGGGTAAAAACCGAAGGGGGAAATAATGATACGGGCTCTTTCGAAACGTCGATCTTCTCATCCGACCATCTTCAAGAATTTTTTGCGAAACGTTCGTATTTTTCCTTGCCTGTGTATCGTATGCATCACTTTTTCGGTCATGTTCTGTATGATTTCATGCGGATGAAGGGTATCCGAAGCGAACGCTTCTTCTGGAGCAGATACACCAGAAGCGGCGTCGGGAAATACTGAATCCTCAACGGGTGCTGACGAGGAGGGAGAAAATGACAGCACGGTGGATTCAGAAGAAGGTAAACAGGAAGGGGAGAAAAAAGAAGAAAATGCCGGCGTCCCGGTTGAGGTTTCTGAAGTTCTCGTAAAGGATATTTCTTCGTTCATCAGCTCGACGACGAACATAGAAACGGAGTTTGAAGCAACGGTGCTCTCGGAGACCGATGGGAAAGTTGTAGACATTCTCACAGAAGAGGGGACGAGAGTTTCAAAAGGAGAGCTCCTCGCTCGGCTCGATGACGGCGAGAAACTGATCGTTCTCAAGAAAGCGAAGATCAGGGCGGAGAACGAGGCTGGCAACTATGAACGCGCGAAAGAGCTCTTTGCGCAGAACCTGCTGAGCCCGGATGAGTTCGACAAGGTGAAGTTCCAGTACGCGCTTGCAAAGTCGGACTACGAGGAATCCGAATACAATCTCAATAAGACGAAGATCGTGGCGCCCTTCGATGGGAAGATCACCCGCAGGCACATAAAACTGGGGCAGAACATAAAGGCGGGGGATCAGCTTTTTACCGTAACGAATTTCGATCCGCTCATCGCCCACATTTACCTGCCGGAGAAGGATGCGCTCGCTCTGAGCGTCGGGCAGCAGGTCGAGATATCAGTTGCCTGGGACAATGAGAGGAGATATCCCGGTTACATAGAGCGGATAAGCCCCATCGTCGATGCGCAGACCGGAACCGTGAAGATCACGATCTATGCGCGGAATCTTCCCGAATTCATCAAGCCGGGCAGTTTCATGACGGTGAACATCGTGAGGGAGGTGCACGAGAACGCCCTCCTCATACCGAAACGGTCGATCATCAAGGATCTTCAGGATGACTACGTCTACGTCGTTGATGAGAACATTGCGAAGAAGAAGAAGGTGCAGCTGGGATTCGAGGACAACGGTTACGTCGAAGTCCTCTCGGGTCTCGTTCAGGATCATAAGGTTGTTTCGGTCGGTCAGGGGGGATTGAAGGACGGTT comes from the Acidobacteriota bacterium genome and includes:
- a CDS encoding efflux RND transporter periplasmic adaptor subunit, translating into MDSEEGKQEGEKKEENAGVPVEVSEVLVKDISSFISSTTNIETEFEATVLSETDGKVVDILTEEGTRVSKGELLARLDDGEKLIVLKKAKIRAENEAGNYERAKELFAQNLLSPDEFDKVKFQYALAKSDYEESEYNLNKTKIVAPFDGKITRRHIKLGQNIKAGDQLFTVTNFDPLIAHIYLPEKDALALSVGQQVEISVAWDNERRYPGYIERISPIVDAQTGTVKITIYARNLPEFIKPGSFMTVNIVREVHENALLIPKRSIIKDLQDDYVYVVDENIAKKKKVQLGFEDNGYVEVLSGLVQDHKVVSVGQGGLKDGSKVKIIQG